Part of the Anopheles coluzzii chromosome 3, AcolN3, whole genome shotgun sequence genome is shown below.
GGCGTAACTTGGTCGGATCGATTTTACACTTCAGTTGCTGAATGAGATCGAAAATTTTAAGCGCTGGACCTACTTTCAGATTTAGCAGTGTAATGATATCGTCCTTGCTGAGCTCGAGCAAACGCTTACCGTCAATATCCTTCTGCACAAACTGCTCGGCATGAACGGCACAGTCATTTATAGTAAGAAAGGTGGCAACGTCTTTCACTTCCCAGCTTTCTGGCATAATTTGTCCGCTGTTCGTAACTGCCATACCGAAGGAGGAAGACGAGTTCGATGAACCTGCCACAATAGCGCCAGAATTACTTCCGTTCGAGTTGCACGATCCGCCTGCGACACCGCCACCGATTGAATCCGGCGATGCTCCACTGTTGGCTGAATCATGCTGAATTAATCGTGGTATAGTCTTGTCTGTCTCGTTGTCCGCTATCTCGGAAGATGGTGCAGTGGATGGAAGTCCGGTGGCGGAACTGGACTCACCATCCTCGTCCTCTGTGCGCATATCGATATCGTCTTGGTCGATCATGTTACCCGTTGTGGCGGTGGTAGCCGTTCCAGCGGTCCCACTAGACGAATGATCGAAGATTGGCCCCAGCAAGCTCGTTCCACTGAGCAGGGAAGCTGTTGTGTTGTGATTTGGTTCGTTCTTTATGAATGTGTGCAATGCGGGCGATGTGCCGGTGACGTCTCCACTCAATCCCATTGCTGCTAGCTCGGATGGTTGTTGGTTCTGTTGCATTTGCAGTTGACTCCCCATTAGCAGTGAAGCACTGTTGTCACTCGAATACTGTTGAGATAGCTGACCGCCCAAATCGGACGTGGCCATTTGCCCAAGAGAACTGTAGTCAAATTGGGCCGGATTTGCTGCCAGTAATTTCTGTTGCTCAAAGTGCTCTTGTTCCTTTTTGATTCTTGCCGTACGTGTTGTCGGAGCAGGTTGAGCTGTAAAGTTATCAATATAATATGTACAACCTCTTATTTCTTGACGAGATAAATGGTTGAGACCAGCGAAATGAAGAAGTGAAAGGAATTAATGGTGTATGTTTGGTTATATGTATCTTTCAGGTGTGCTAATGATGTTACGAAAAGAACATGCCAACATTGGACATATATTCATGCTTTAAACGCGTACCTATAACAGATTGTTCAAGCGCAAGATCCTTGAACTCTATCaaattaatatttacattCATGCATCATGAAAACTAAGCCAATGGATGATGGATCAAAAGATATGCATCAACACTTACCGTCATCATGTGATGGCTCCACCTTTAGCTTCTTCTTTCGTTTGCCCTTTTTCGTCGTTTTGGGAGAAATTTTTTGTGTCGGTACGACTTTCGGCAAAATACGGGGCCCTTCTAACTTGTGTCCCACAAGTACACACCAACCAATTGGATAGATGTCGGGGCTTTCACTATCCAACCACTGATCGTACTCTTCTTCCCATCCATCAAAATGCACCTTTAACAAACGTCCAACCACGCGTGCAATCGTTGCTACACATATCAGTCTAGGGTCCATTAGATCGGCCGATTCCAATTTCATTCCCTCCTAGCGAACCGAAATAAATTAACGATTTGATAGGTTCAAAAGCTGCAGTCATTTTCCTATTGCAGCAACAATATCCTTACCTTAAACCGTTGCCGAATTTGATCTCGATGAAAGATGTCCTCCGTGGCCGGTTTGCTATTGGTATCCAGTAGATACTGCTCCCAGGTAAACGTGTTAAGATCGTACCCTTTTGGTGGTGTTAGAGTAATCTTGTTCTTCGCACAGAACCCAACCGGGAAAATGCAGGGTGATTTTTCGTGATAACAAAACCAATCGGCCCCATTCACGTCCGGATCGTACGAATCGATACGAACCATAATGTAGCCGAACTTCAACACCGTCATTACTGTGGCTACACAGATCGAGGAAAGATTTAACGGATCTACCGCTTCCAGCTTCATGTTTTCCTCGAACcctgtttgtttgccatcgAAACAGTACTCTTCGAACTGGAAGTTGGTCTTGAATAGGTCCATTGTAGCATCATCTTCGTGCGGTTCCAAGATTTGATCACTAGCCGCTGTttcataaaagaaaaaaaaaaacaacaaaaaaaacggtaatgAATATTAAGCAGCTTTGTGCTGATAATTTAAGCAAAGACAATGTCGTACCGTTCATCCTGTCCATGTATTCCTCGGGTGCTGCCAGGTTGTGTCCCACTGTTGTTGCCCAACCGACTGGATGTATCAGTGGGGAGTCCTCATGACACCAAAAACCGTAGTCATCCGGTGAGCTATCGTAGTACCGAACGTACAATCGCTTTCCGATTATCTTGCTGATGGTTGCCAGTTTTACTTGCGAGATACGATTTTTATCCACCACCTCCAGGTTCAAACCAACGCGAAATCGAGATTTAAAACTGTCGCTGATTTTATTGTAGAAAGTAGAGGGAAGAGTACGCGCATTTGAAAGCCGCGACACGAGAAACTCTTTCCAATCGGGAGACGGTTTTTCAATGCTCTTTGGTGGTATCAGAGGCTTCCCGCGTGTCGCACACCAGCCCACCGGATGAACTTCTGCTGAACATAGATTAACCCAGAAATCTTTCGACGAGTCCGCATCAAACCCTTCGTAGCGAAGCAGGGCCTTATAACCACAAATGCGTAGCACGGTCGCAACCCAGAAACTGTGCGGCATTCCCCCGATCAGGGCCTGTTGAACATCACAGTCTGTGTTTTCTACCTCCACCTTCATCCCGATCACGACGTTTGGCCACATTTCATAACCGGGAGCGTGCTTGAAACAGGTGACTGGTGCGGCATAGAACTTTGGATCTGCTAACGCTTGCGTCCAATCATAAGAGTTATGAAACTCGTTCGGTTTCCTACGTATGCTATTGATACGATCGTCTTGGGGGCATGGCGAAGGTAAACGGGTCCCTTTGGGCAACTGGGGAATCTCCTCCTGTGGCAGTATCTCCTGCAGAATGCCTGTCCCTCCGACCATCTTGCCTCCAAGCATAATATTGTTTGTGATACTGCTGTCATCGTGACTACTAATATTGCTATTGATACCTCCGCCACTGTTAGTATTCGGTTGGGTAAGAGATGTTCCAGACATCTTGAATCGATAACCGATTGTTTGTACTTGTTCTTGTTGCTGGTGTAGTTGCTGTAACGGCACACGTTTGGTGTCCAACTCTTCCGTTGATGAATGCGATTCGTCTATCAGTTGGTCAGGCGGACTGGATAATAGACCAATGTTGGATGTCTCGGTCGACGAAGAAGACGTGGCGATATGTTTGCTGTCGTCGTTTACCGTTCCGGATGCTTTGATTCCGGATCCTGATCGGAACGGTGCACTGAACACGCGAAGTGATTCGAACGAGCGAGCACATGCCAAACTACAGAAACGTCTTTGCTTTGTATAAAATGAATGCTTTACTCCGATGGCTCCGCATTTTTCACAGATTGCTACGGGAGAGAAAAATGCATCAAACTTTAAAACATGATATGACGCCAGGTTTAACACGACCATGAGGAAGATTTTACGAACATGAAGGTAGAATACGAAGGATACATTATCGACAAACGTTACTTATGTTCGCTTCAGTTTGTTGTGGGTAtgattgaaataaatgaactGAGGAATATtccgaaaaaaaactcttttgGGCTCTTTGTGTGAAATATTCTGCCTATCGTAAAATGGCACTGAGCAGAATTAAGAAACAGTATCTCGTTAAATAACCTTTTAATTCGCTTTTGCAAACTTCGATGCGAGATGATCTACATAAAATGATGTATATGGAGATGTATGATATAATGATCGAACGTTTTAAATCATAACATCAATACTGCCAAACCGAATCTAACCAAACAATAGCGAATAGAATCACAGTAGGAGGCAAATTATAagtaattcaaaataaaataaaaacttaaaATAACCTACCCATGCCATCGCGTTGTATAGGAATCACCGACGGATCTATGTCACCTTTGTAAGCTATTGGAGTTTTTAGTACAAGGCCAGGCCTCTTCACTGGTCTAATTTTCTTGCTCGGGTACCGTTCAACCGGCATCGTACCACCATACATTCCCACTGGATAAGCCGCACCACCACTGTTAGCTGCTTCTTGTCGTTGCTGATGGAATCGCGACTGAGATGGATTCGAGGCAACACTGTGTTGATCTACGTCCATGGTTGCCGTCGCGCCAGGACTGCACCGACTGTTGCTATTACTACTGTTGCTGTTAGACGCATCGGCCATACCGTCATAGTCGAGAAAGTGGGATTGCAGCATATGCGTATCGTTTAACAGCTTGTAGGGAAGCATGATGTCCTGACGCGCAACGGAAAGGAAATCGCTACCCGTCCCATTGTTCATTAGCTGCTGATACTGTCCATAGCTTTGAAGCGAAGGATGATCGTCATCATCCCCGGGACCCTCTAATCCTTCGTTGTTCCCATCCTCGTCCGAAGGAGACGCTGTTGCCacagccgctgctgccgctgccgccgctgccgccagTTCTCTACCATCGATTGCAAATTTCCCACTTCCATCCATCAGACGCATACCAACACCGGCTAGAGCCGGTGGTCCAATGCCTGTGGCCGATGATGTGCCGTCCGGCGAAACACTGTTTGCGGCTGATAATGCACTGGTTTGATCTAAAAATCCATATCCACTTAAAGCAAGCTGCTGTTGCAGtaactgttgctgttgcgcctgctgctgttgctggtgctgctggtgctgctgctgctgctgctgaatatTGAACAATTCCGGATTAGTTAGCGCCAGTGCCTCGGCAGCATTTGGCACGGCGGCCAAACCGGAAGTTGTTGGAATGGCCGACATATGTCCGCTATATTCACTGATTAGTGAGCTGATGGCAGCCGGATTCATGTCCTGCTTACAAGCATATCCAGAAGTGCCAATTTCAATTATGATAACGTTCGTAACACATCAATACAAATCGTTCGGTGCCAGCAAACACCCCCACAAATGCGACACgtgcatatacacacacatgcacatagATTAAGTAACAATCATTAACGGTTAACaaacatcaacatcaaaatgCACACGTATATTGGTTGGATtgatgtaaaatgtaaaaaaccaGCAAGTTTTGATTCAATAATTATTAGGACAGCATTCACGTTTTAGTATGGTTTCATTGGGGTTTAACAATCATCCAGTACCGATGCATAGTAAAATACACCCCATTCGAATATACGACCGCAGGTGGTTGGATTAAtgcgaatgttttgtttgtttaccaaTTATGTTTGTTTGCGAGACAGTTCGGTTTCAACGGTGGCATGTTATAATGATGAAGGATGGCGCAGGTGATGTGTGCATCAGATCCGTTTGTGTAACATAATCGTAagacaaaatcaaacaagcaTAAAAGgggaaaatagaagaaaaagaaatgcaaatTAGATAAGGTGACAAACTAAAAATACTGCAACTGAAGCAATAGCTGGACTTGGGATGGATGATTATGAGTTCACCAGTTTGCgtggtttggttgttttgtttatagcTGGGTTACGCTGAAAACAACACCGAATGGTATCACAAGATGCGATACGCCTGTAGTTGTTGTACAAACGAAATTGATGATCTGCCTCAGCAGCAAGCGACACTACACCAAGCACACTCTGAACATTAAATCTACATCAATCGCCGGGGATTTAGGGACACGTTGTGAAGAAATTGGTTTTGCCTACCATTGCATGGGTCTGCTGTGTGATGTCTTCCATGACGCTCGTTACCGGTGGTCCGTAGTAGTTGGTTAAGTTCTCATCAAGCGGTGATGCAAGCTGTCCCATCCAAACCATAGTACCGAACTCTTGAGGATTCATACTAGGCAGCACTCGAttgaaaactgcaaaaaacaacacatattCAGAATCGCATGTTAGAAACTTTTATTTCATATATGCAACCGGGGATGCCGCATATTCGTTCCcttgatggtgtgtgtgttcccgTGCGTGCCTGTGTATGCGAGTGTTGATTGAATACATTCGGAAAGGCAAATTCTATTCTAGCAGGGCTGGAAAATTACCTGTTTTTATGATCTTTGCTGATTTTACACTGACGAGTAATATAAATTCGAAAAAAACTGAGCAATATTTAGACAACAACATTATACGCATTCCCGAATGGGACGAAAACACAATGCGTGCCCAacattcaacacacacacacacaccaatacacacattGTAACATGTCACGATAATTACACTACTCCTTTCAACAAGCATCgaatgtttaaaaacaaaatttggtTTCTATTTCCTATGATTTTGCCACGAAACACTACACCTTTGTTTTCTGATCTGTATGTGAATGGAATCAAACGTTAATAATATGTAAAAGCATCGCATGGTATTTGGCTACAGATTTGCTC
Proteins encoded:
- the LOC120959328 gene encoding polycomb protein Sfmbt isoform X3, producing MLVERSSVIIVTCYNVCIGVCVCVECWARIVFSSHSGMRIMLLSKYCSVFFEFILLVSVKSAKIIKTVFNRVLPSMNPQEFGTMVWMGQLASPLDENLTNYYGPPVTSVMEDITQQTHAMQQQQQHQQHQQQQQAQQQQLLQQQLALSGYGFLDQTSALSAANSVSPDGTSSATGIGPPALAGVGMRLMDGSGKFAIDGRELAAAAAAAAAAVATASPSDEDGNNEGLEGPGDDDDHPSLQSYGQYQQLMNNGTGSDFLSVARQDIMLPYKLLNDTHMLQSHFLDYDGMADASNSNSSNSNSRCSPGATATMDVDQHSVASNPSQSRFHQQRQEAANSGGAAYPVGMYGGTMPVERYPSKKIRPVKRPGLVLKTPIAYKGDIDPSVIPIQRDGMAICEKCGAIGVKHSFYTKQRRFCSLACARSFESLRVFSAPFRSGSGIKASGTVNDDSKHIATSSSSTETSNIGLLSSPPDQLIDESHSSTEELDTKRVPLQQLHQQQEQVQTIGYRFKMSGTSLTQPNTNSGGGINSNISSHDDSSITNNIMLGGKMVGGTGILQEILPQEEIPQLPKGTRLPSPCPQDDRINSIRRKPNEFHNSYDWTQALADPKFYAAPVTCFKHAPGYEMWPNVVIGMKVEVENTDCDVQQALIGGMPHSFWVATVLRICGYKALLRYEGFDADSSKDFWVNLCSAEVHPVGWCATRGKPLIPPKSIEKPSPDWKEFLVSRLSNARTLPSTFYNKISDSFKSRFRVGLNLEVVDKNRISQVKLATISKIIGKRLYVRYYDSSPDDYGFWCHEDSPLIHPVGWATTVGHNLAAPEEYMDRMNAASDQILEPHEDDATMDLFKTNFQFEEYCFDGKQTGFEENMKLEAVDPLNLSSICVATVMTVLKFGYIMVRIDSYDPDVNGADWFCYHEKSPCIFPVGFCAKNKITLTPPKGYDLNTFTWEQYLLDTNSKPATEDIFHRDQIRQRFKEGMKLESADLMDPRLICVATIARVVGRLLKVHFDGWEEEYDQWLDSESPDIYPIGWCVLVGHKLEGPRILPKVVPTQKISPKTTKKGKRKKKLKVEPSHDDEIRGCTYYIDNFTAQPAPTTRTARIKKEQEHFEQQKLLAANPAQFDYSSLGQMATSDLGGQLSQQYSSDNSASLLMGSQLQMQQNQQPSELAAMGLSGDVTGTSPALHTFIKNEPNHNTTASLLSGTSLLGPIFDHSSSGTAGTATTATTGNMIDQDDIDMRTEDEDGESSSATGLPSTAPSSEIADNETDKTIPRLIQHDSANSGASPDSIGGGVAGGSCNSNGSNSGAIVAGSSNSSSSFGMAVTNSGQIMPESWEVKDVATFLTINDCAVHAEQFVQKDIDGKRLLELSKDDIITLLNLKVGPALKIFDLIQQLKCKIDPTKLRHLSKATGKKFL
- the LOC120959328 gene encoding polycomb protein Sfmbt isoform X2 produces the protein MLVERSSVIIVTCYNVCIGVCVCVECWARIVFSSHSGMRIMLLSKYCSVFFEFILLVSVKSAKIIKTVFNRVLPSMNPQEFGTMVWMGQLASPLDENLTNYYGPPVTSVMEDITQQTHAMDMNPAAISSLISEYSGHMSAIPTTSGLAAVPNAAEALALTNPELFNIQQQQQQHQQHQQQQQAQQQQLLQQQLALSGYGFLDQTSALSAANSVSPDGTSSATGIGPPALAGVGMRLMDGSGKFAIDGRELAAAAAAAAAAVATASPSDEDGNNEGLEGPGDDDDHPSLQSYGQYQQLMNNGTGSDFLSVARQDIMLPYKLLNDTHMLQSHFLDYDGMADASNSNSSNSNSRCSPGATATMDVDQHSVASNPSQSRFHQQRQEAANSGGAAYPVGMYGGTMPVERYPSKKIRPVKRPGLVLKTPIAYKGDIDPSVIPIQRDGMAICEKCGAIGVKHSFYTKQRRFCSLACARSFESLRVFSAPFRSGSGIKASGTVNDDSKHIATSSSSTETSNIGLLSSPPDQLIDESHSSTEELDTKRVPLQQLHQQQEQVQTIGYRFKMSGTSLTQPNTNSGGGINSNISSHDDSSITNNIMLGGKMVGGTGILQEILPQEEIPQLPKGTRLPSPCPQDDRINSIRRKPNEFHNSYDWTQALADPKFYAAPVTCFKHAPGYEMWPNVVIGMKVEVENTDCDVQQALIGGMPHSFWVATVLRICGYKALLRYEGFDADSSKDFWVNLCSAEVHPVGWCATRGKPLIPPKSIEKPSPDWKEFLVSRLSNARTLPSTFYNKISDSFKSRFRVGLNLEVVDKNRISQVKLATISKIIGKRLYVRYYDSSPDDYGFWCHEDSPLIHPVGWATTVGHNLAAPEEYMDRMNAASDQILEPHEDDATMDLFKTNFQFEEYCFDGKQTGFEENMKLEAVDPLNLSSICVATVMTVLKFGYIMVRIDSYDPDVNGADWFCYHEKSPCIFPVGFCAKNKITLTPPKGYDLNTFTWEQYLLDTNSKPATEDIFHRDQIRQRFKEGMKLESADLMDPRLICVATIARVVGRLLKVHFDGWEEEYDQWLDSESPDIYPIGWCVLVGHKLEGPRILPKVVPTQKISPKTTKKGKRKKKLKVEPSHDDAQPAPTTRTARIKKEQEHFEQQKLLAANPAQFDYSSLGQMATSDLGGQLSQQYSSDNSASLLMGSQLQMQQNQQPSELAAMGLSGDVTGTSPALHTFIKNEPNHNTTASLLSGTSLLGPIFDHSSSGTAGTATTATTGNMIDQDDIDMRTEDEDGESSSATGLPSTAPSSEIADNETDKTIPRLIQHDSANSGASPDSIGGGVAGGSCNSNGSNSGAIVAGSSNSSSSFGMAVTNSGQIMPESWEVKDVATFLTINDCAVHAEQFVQKDIDGKRLLELSKDDIITLLNLKVGPALKIFDLIQQLKCKIDPTKLRHLSKATGKKFL
- the LOC120959328 gene encoding polycomb protein Sfmbt isoform X5: MNVFNRVLPSMNPQEFGTMVWMGQLASPLDENLTNYYGPPVTSVMEDITQQTHAMDMNPAAISSLISEYSGHMSAIPTTSGLAAVPNAAEALALTNPELFNIQQQQQQHQQHQQQQQAQQQQLLQQQLALSGYGFLDQTSALSAANSVSPDGTSSATGIGPPALAGVGMRLMDGSGKFAIDGRELAAAAAAAAAAVATASPSDEDGNNEGLEGPGDDDDHPSLQSYGQYQQLMNNGTGSDFLSVARQDIMLPYKLLNDTHMLQSHFLDYDGMADASNSNSSNSNSRCSPGATATMDVDQHSVASNPSQSRFHQQRQEAANSGGAAYPVGMYGGTMPVERYPSKKIRPVKRPGLVLKTPIAYKGDIDPSVIPIQRDGMAICEKCGAIGVKHSFYTKQRRFCSLACARSFESLRVFSAPFRSGSGIKASGTVNDDSKHIATSSSSTETSNIGLLSSPPDQLIDESHSSTEELDTKRVPLQQLHQQQEQVQTIGYRFKMSGTSLTQPNTNSGGGINSNISSHDDSSITNNIMLGGKMVGGTGILQEILPQEEIPQLPKGTRLPSPCPQDDRINSIRRKPNEFHNSYDWTQALADPKFYAAPVTCFKHAPGYEMWPNVVIGMKVEVENTDCDVQQALIGGMPHSFWVATVLRICGYKALLRYEGFDADSSKDFWVNLCSAEVHPVGWCATRGKPLIPPKSIEKPSPDWKEFLVSRLSNARTLPSTFYNKISDSFKSRFRVGLNLEVVDKNRISQVKLATISKIIGKRLYVRYYDSSPDDYGFWCHEDSPLIHPVGWATTVGHNLAAPEEYMDRMNAASDQILEPHEDDATMDLFKTNFQFEEYCFDGKQTGFEENMKLEAVDPLNLSSICVATVMTVLKFGYIMVRIDSYDPDVNGADWFCYHEKSPCIFPVGFCAKNKITLTPPKGYDLNTFTWEQYLLDTNSKPATEDIFHRDQIRQRFKEGMKLESADLMDPRLICVATIARVVGRLLKVHFDGWEEEYDQWLDSESPDIYPIGWCVLVGHKLEGPRILPKVVPTQKISPKTTKKGKRKKKLKVEPSHDDEIRGCTYYIDNFTAQPAPTTRTARIKKEQEHFEQQKLLAANPAQFDYSSLGQMATSDLGGQLSQQYSSDNSASLLMGSQLQMQQNQQPSELAAMGLSGDVTGTSPALHTFIKNEPNHNTTASLLSGTSLLGPIFDHSSSGTAGTATTATTGNMIDQDDIDMRTEDEDGESSSATGLPSTAPSSEIADNETDKTIPRLIQHDSANSGASPDSIGGGVAGGSCNSNGSNSGAIVAGSSNSSSSFGMAVTNSGQIMPESWEVKDVATFLTINDCAVHAEQFVQKDIDGKRLLELSKDDIITLLNLKVGPALKIFDLIQQLKCKIDPTKLRHLSKATGKKFL
- the LOC120959328 gene encoding polycomb protein Sfmbt isoform X1 — its product is MLVERSSVIIVTCYNVCIGVCVCVECWARIVFSSHSGMRIMLLSKYCSVFFEFILLVSVKSAKIIKTVFNRVLPSMNPQEFGTMVWMGQLASPLDENLTNYYGPPVTSVMEDITQQTHAMDMNPAAISSLISEYSGHMSAIPTTSGLAAVPNAAEALALTNPELFNIQQQQQQHQQHQQQQQAQQQQLLQQQLALSGYGFLDQTSALSAANSVSPDGTSSATGIGPPALAGVGMRLMDGSGKFAIDGRELAAAAAAAAAAVATASPSDEDGNNEGLEGPGDDDDHPSLQSYGQYQQLMNNGTGSDFLSVARQDIMLPYKLLNDTHMLQSHFLDYDGMADASNSNSSNSNSRCSPGATATMDVDQHSVASNPSQSRFHQQRQEAANSGGAAYPVGMYGGTMPVERYPSKKIRPVKRPGLVLKTPIAYKGDIDPSVIPIQRDGMAICEKCGAIGVKHSFYTKQRRFCSLACARSFESLRVFSAPFRSGSGIKASGTVNDDSKHIATSSSSTETSNIGLLSSPPDQLIDESHSSTEELDTKRVPLQQLHQQQEQVQTIGYRFKMSGTSLTQPNTNSGGGINSNISSHDDSSITNNIMLGGKMVGGTGILQEILPQEEIPQLPKGTRLPSPCPQDDRINSIRRKPNEFHNSYDWTQALADPKFYAAPVTCFKHAPGYEMWPNVVIGMKVEVENTDCDVQQALIGGMPHSFWVATVLRICGYKALLRYEGFDADSSKDFWVNLCSAEVHPVGWCATRGKPLIPPKSIEKPSPDWKEFLVSRLSNARTLPSTFYNKISDSFKSRFRVGLNLEVVDKNRISQVKLATISKIIGKRLYVRYYDSSPDDYGFWCHEDSPLIHPVGWATTVGHNLAAPEEYMDRMNAASDQILEPHEDDATMDLFKTNFQFEEYCFDGKQTGFEENMKLEAVDPLNLSSICVATVMTVLKFGYIMVRIDSYDPDVNGADWFCYHEKSPCIFPVGFCAKNKITLTPPKGYDLNTFTWEQYLLDTNSKPATEDIFHRDQIRQRFKEGMKLESADLMDPRLICVATIARVVGRLLKVHFDGWEEEYDQWLDSESPDIYPIGWCVLVGHKLEGPRILPKVVPTQKISPKTTKKGKRKKKLKVEPSHDDEIRGCTYYIDNFTAQPAPTTRTARIKKEQEHFEQQKLLAANPAQFDYSSLGQMATSDLGGQLSQQYSSDNSASLLMGSQLQMQQNQQPSELAAMGLSGDVTGTSPALHTFIKNEPNHNTTASLLSGTSLLGPIFDHSSSGTAGTATTATTGNMIDQDDIDMRTEDEDGESSSATGLPSTAPSSEIADNETDKTIPRLIQHDSANSGASPDSIGGGVAGGSCNSNGSNSGAIVAGSSNSSSSFGMAVTNSGQIMPESWEVKDVATFLTINDCAVHAEQFVQKDIDGKRLLELSKDDIITLLNLKVGPALKIFDLIQQLKCKIDPTKLRHLSKATGKKFL
- the LOC120959328 gene encoding polycomb protein Sfmbt isoform X4, translating into MLVERSSVIIVTCYNVCIGVCVCVECWARIVFSSHSGMRIMLLSKYCSVFFEFILLVSVKSAKIIKTVFNRVLPSMNPQEFGTMVWMGQLASPLDENLTNYYGPPVTSVMEDITQQTHAMQQQQHQQHQQQQQAQQQQLLQQQLALSGYGFLDQTSALSAANSVSPDGTSSATGIGPPALAGVGMRLMDGSGKFAIDGRELAAAAAAAAAAVATASPSDEDGNNEGLEGPGDDDDHPSLQSYGQYQQLMNNGTGSDFLSVARQDIMLPYKLLNDTHMLQSHFLDYDGMADASNSNSSNSNSRCSPGATATMDVDQHSVASNPSQSRFHQQRQEAANSGGAAYPVGMYGGTMPVERYPSKKIRPVKRPGLVLKTPIAYKGDIDPSVIPIQRDGMAICEKCGAIGVKHSFYTKQRRFCSLACARSFESLRVFSAPFRSGSGIKASGTVNDDSKHIATSSSSTETSNIGLLSSPPDQLIDESHSSTEELDTKRVPLQQLHQQQEQVQTIGYRFKMSGTSLTQPNTNSGGGINSNISSHDDSSITNNIMLGGKMVGGTGILQEILPQEEIPQLPKGTRLPSPCPQDDRINSIRRKPNEFHNSYDWTQALADPKFYAAPVTCFKHAPGYEMWPNVVIGMKVEVENTDCDVQQALIGGMPHSFWVATVLRICGYKALLRYEGFDADSSKDFWVNLCSAEVHPVGWCATRGKPLIPPKSIEKPSPDWKEFLVSRLSNARTLPSTFYNKISDSFKSRFRVGLNLEVVDKNRISQVKLATISKIIGKRLYVRYYDSSPDDYGFWCHEDSPLIHPVGWATTVGHNLAAPEEYMDRMNAASDQILEPHEDDATMDLFKTNFQFEEYCFDGKQTGFEENMKLEAVDPLNLSSICVATVMTVLKFGYIMVRIDSYDPDVNGADWFCYHEKSPCIFPVGFCAKNKITLTPPKGYDLNTFTWEQYLLDTNSKPATEDIFHRDQIRQRFKEGMKLESADLMDPRLICVATIARVVGRLLKVHFDGWEEEYDQWLDSESPDIYPIGWCVLVGHKLEGPRILPKVVPTQKISPKTTKKGKRKKKLKVEPSHDDEIRGCTYYIDNFTAQPAPTTRTARIKKEQEHFEQQKLLAANPAQFDYSSLGQMATSDLGGQLSQQYSSDNSASLLMGSQLQMQQNQQPSELAAMGLSGDVTGTSPALHTFIKNEPNHNTTASLLSGTSLLGPIFDHSSSGTAGTATTATTGNMIDQDDIDMRTEDEDGESSSATGLPSTAPSSEIADNETDKTIPRLIQHDSANSGASPDSIGGGVAGGSCNSNGSNSGAIVAGSSNSSSSFGMAVTNSGQIMPESWEVKDVATFLTINDCAVHAEQFVQKDIDGKRLLELSKDDIITLLNLKVGPALKIFDLIQQLKCKIDPTKLRHLSKATGKKFL